In Lysinibacillus sp. FSL M8-0337, the following proteins share a genomic window:
- a CDS encoding 2-hydroxymuconate tautomerase family protein: protein MPFIQVTFIEGRTKEQKELLIEEMSKTVSSVLDAPLETVRVCLNEIPSSHWGIAGKSIQRRQNEE, encoded by the coding sequence ATGCCATTTATTCAAGTAACGTTTATTGAGGGGCGAACGAAAGAACAGAAGGAACTATTAATAGAAGAAATGAGTAAAACCGTTTCTTCGGTACTTGATGCTCCACTGGAAACGGTTCGTGTATGTTTAAATGAAATCCCAAGTTCTCATTGGGGGATTGCAGGAAAGTCCATCCAACGTCGACAAAATGAAGAGTAA
- a CDS encoding fumarylacetoacetate hydrolase family protein: MMKTDTLDQIAYALYLAERDVYEVTKFVERYPELTVETAYDIQDKLIELKCKHEQTSISGLKLGLTSKAKQQMMGVHEPTYGVLLANMAVNAQHPISLKSLIHPKIEPEIAFVFKEDLVGPVVTVAHVLIATAYVAPAMEIIDSRYLNFHFTLPDVIADNSSSSRYIVGSQKYAVNEVDLVNMGCIFTQNDEMIATSTAGSVMGHPARAIAWMANKLIARGQHIRAGDIVLSGALTGSATMHAGDSFTVSFDGMESLSVQVER; this comes from the coding sequence ATGATGAAAACCGATACGCTAGATCAAATTGCATATGCGTTGTATTTAGCAGAGCGGGATGTGTATGAGGTTACGAAGTTTGTCGAGCGCTATCCAGAATTAACCGTTGAAACAGCTTATGATATTCAAGACAAACTTATTGAACTAAAGTGCAAACATGAGCAAACATCCATCTCGGGACTTAAGCTCGGTTTAACAAGCAAAGCTAAACAGCAAATGATGGGAGTGCATGAGCCTACTTATGGCGTGTTATTAGCGAATATGGCGGTCAATGCCCAACATCCAATATCATTAAAATCACTTATTCACCCCAAAATTGAGCCAGAGATTGCCTTCGTGTTTAAGGAAGATTTAGTCGGCCCAGTAGTGACTGTCGCGCACGTACTGATAGCAACTGCCTATGTTGCACCTGCCATGGAAATAATTGATAGTCGCTATTTAAACTTCCATTTTACATTGCCAGATGTAATCGCTGATAATTCCTCTTCCTCTCGCTACATAGTGGGTTCGCAAAAATATGCAGTGAATGAAGTGGATCTGGTTAATATGGGCTGTATTTTTACACAAAATGATGAAATGATTGCGACGAGTACAGCAGGTTCCGTTATGGGGCATCCAGCAAGAGCCATTGCATGGATGGCGAATAAATTAATTGCCCGTGGTCAGCATATTCGAGCAGGAGATATTGTACTTAGTGGCGCATTAACAGGTTCTGCCACAATGCATGCAGGAGATAGCTTTACTGTCAGTTTTGACGGAATGGAATCATTATCCGTTCAAGTAGAGCGATAA
- the dmpG gene encoding 4-hydroxy-2-oxovalerate aldolase, whose amino-acid sequence MTKQLTVLDVTLRDGSHSMRHAFTEQQVRDVARGLGEAKVKYFEVSHGDGLGGSSLQYGFSKVDELKLIAAAKEECGDSAISVLILPGIGLKEDLKNAVKVGATMARVATHVTEANVAGQHIYLSRELGLKTVGFLMMAHMAPTSVIVEQAKLFESYGAEIIYVTDSAGAMLPHEVKERVAALKSHVSCEIGFHAHNNLSLAMANTMAAVEAGATYVDGSLRCLGAGSGNTQTEVMVAVFDRLGYETGIDLYRTIDVANEVVAPFMPRPQEITGSSLMMGYAGVYSSFLLFTQEAAKKYNVDEREILVELGKMKAVGGQEDLIAEIARNIADVKQSV is encoded by the coding sequence ATGACAAAACAACTAACCGTTTTAGACGTGACATTGAGGGATGGCAGTCATTCAATGCGCCATGCATTTACGGAGCAGCAAGTGCGAGATGTTGCAAGAGGTTTAGGAGAAGCAAAAGTGAAATACTTTGAGGTTTCCCATGGGGATGGATTAGGTGGTTCCTCTTTGCAATACGGTTTTTCGAAAGTGGATGAACTGAAGTTAATAGCGGCGGCAAAAGAAGAATGTGGTGATTCGGCAATTTCAGTCTTAATATTACCTGGAATTGGTCTAAAGGAAGATTTAAAAAATGCTGTGAAGGTGGGCGCTACCATGGCGAGGGTTGCAACGCATGTCACGGAGGCAAATGTTGCTGGTCAACATATTTATTTAAGTCGAGAATTAGGATTGAAAACAGTCGGCTTTTTAATGATGGCACATATGGCTCCGACGTCAGTAATAGTGGAGCAGGCGAAATTATTTGAAAGTTATGGAGCTGAAATTATCTATGTGACAGATTCAGCAGGTGCCATGCTCCCCCATGAGGTGAAAGAGCGGGTAGCTGCACTAAAATCGCATGTTTCTTGCGAAATTGGCTTCCATGCCCATAATAATTTATCACTTGCTATGGCAAATACGATGGCTGCAGTCGAAGCAGGTGCTACGTATGTGGATGGTAGTTTACGCTGTTTAGGTGCTGGTAGTGGAAATACTCAAACAGAAGTAATGGTAGCGGTTTTCGACCGTCTAGGCTATGAAACAGGCATTGATTTATATCGAACAATCGACGTTGCCAATGAAGTCGTAGCGCCATTTATGCCACGACCACAGGAAATAACAGGGTCTAGCTTAATGATGGGCTATGCAGGCGTTTACTCAAGCTTTTTACTATTCACTCAAGAAGCAGCGAAAAAATATAACGTAGATGAACGCGAAATTTTAGTAGAACTTGGCAAAATGAAAGCAGTAGGTGGTCAGGAAGATTTAATAGCAGAGATTGCACGTAACATAGCAGATGTGAAACAGTCAGTATAA
- a CDS encoding acetaldehyde dehydrogenase (acetylating), which produces MVKLKVAILGSGNIGTDLMYKIERSEYLTMSVMVGIDPTSDGIQRAKDRGYHTITNGIAGLVACPELFDIVFDATTANAHTAHSEQVLALGKKIVDLTPAAIGPFVVPCANLEKYVAVDNVNMVTCGGQATIPIVYAINQVVDVTYAEIVATVASKSAGPGTRANIDEFTRTTASALEEVGGANKGKAIIILNPAEPPIMMRDTVHVLVNEGGKEEEITKAIEEIVNAVQQYVPGYRMTSAPIFEGQQISVFLEVEGAGDFFPPYSGNLDIMTAAAVQVGNQMAKLQHGTVKSN; this is translated from the coding sequence GTGGTCAAATTGAAAGTTGCCATTTTAGGCTCTGGAAATATTGGGACAGATTTAATGTACAAAATTGAGCGCAGTGAGTATTTAACGATGAGTGTAATGGTGGGAATAGACCCTACATCGGATGGCATTCAGCGTGCGAAGGATCGTGGCTATCATACCATTACAAATGGTATTGCGGGTTTAGTTGCATGCCCAGAGCTCTTCGATATTGTGTTTGATGCAACAACTGCTAATGCCCATACTGCGCACAGTGAACAAGTACTGGCACTTGGCAAAAAGATAGTCGATTTAACACCAGCGGCTATTGGTCCATTTGTTGTGCCGTGTGCAAACTTGGAAAAGTACGTGGCGGTTGACAATGTCAATATGGTGACTTGTGGGGGGCAAGCGACGATTCCTATTGTGTATGCCATTAATCAAGTGGTGGATGTTACGTATGCAGAAATTGTGGCAACGGTGGCGAGTAAAAGTGCAGGGCCTGGCACACGGGCTAACATTGATGAATTTACACGCACAACAGCTAGTGCGCTAGAGGAAGTAGGCGGTGCAAACAAAGGGAAAGCCATTATTATATTAAATCCCGCAGAGCCGCCAATTATGATGCGTGACACCGTACATGTATTAGTGAATGAAGGTGGCAAGGAAGAGGAAATTACAAAGGCTATTGAAGAGATTGTGAACGCTGTACAACAATATGTACCGGGTTATCGCATGACGAGTGCGCCTATTTTTGAAGGTCAACAAATATCAGTTTTTTTGGAAGTTGAGGGGGCGGGAGACTTTTTCCCACCGTATTCAGGAAACCTCGATATTATGACAGCGGCAGCAGTGCAAGTCGGAAATCAAATGGCTAAGCTGCAACATGGAACAGTCAAGTCGAACTAA
- a CDS encoding fumarylacetoacetate hydrolase family protein has product MDRQLYAKKLLEAEEAKRPIAPLTSTVPDITVDDAYTIQLLQIAAKQQMGKQIIGKKIGLTSKAMQQQFQVTEPDYGHILSDMVEVDGATISLNHFIQPKLEFEIAFILKKDLYGPSITEMDVIEATDYIVPALEIIDSRITDWKINFEDTVADNGSSAMVIIGGTPTKLTEVDLPHIGMNVYRNGELFDSAAAAAVMGNPLRAVAWLANKLSKYHIGLQAGEMVLAGALTSAVTIEDGDSFTADFAHLGAVSATFRRKEEK; this is encoded by the coding sequence ATGGATAGACAACTTTATGCAAAGAAGTTATTAGAAGCAGAAGAAGCAAAGCGACCTATTGCCCCATTAACGTCCACTGTACCAGATATTACTGTCGATGACGCTTATACGATTCAATTACTTCAAATTGCAGCAAAGCAACAAATGGGCAAACAAATTATCGGTAAAAAAATAGGTTTAACAAGCAAGGCGATGCAACAACAATTTCAAGTAACAGAACCAGATTACGGTCATATTTTATCGGATATGGTTGAGGTGGACGGTGCAACCATTTCTCTCAATCATTTTATTCAGCCAAAGTTGGAATTTGAAATAGCATTTATCTTGAAGAAGGATTTATATGGGCCCTCTATTACGGAGATGGATGTTATCGAAGCGACAGATTATATTGTGCCAGCTTTAGAAATTATTGATAGTCGTATTACCGATTGGAAAATTAATTTTGAAGATACAGTAGCAGATAACGGTTCTTCCGCAATGGTTATTATTGGCGGCACACCAACAAAATTGACTGAGGTAGATTTACCGCATATTGGTATGAATGTTTATCGCAATGGCGAGCTTTTTGATAGTGCAGCAGCGGCTGCTGTAATGGGAAATCCACTACGGGCAGTAGCATGGCTTGCTAATAAGCTAAGTAAATACCATATTGGCTTGCAAGCAGGGGAAATGGTTTTAGCAGGCGCATTAACATCAGCCGTAACGATAGAAGATGGAGATAGTTTTACAGCGGACTTTGCTCATCTTGGTGCTGTTTCCGCCACGTTTCGAAGAAAGGAGGAGAAATAA
- a CDS encoding flavin reductase family protein translates to MDDRLFRNAMGKFATGVTVITTNVNGTIHGMTANAFMSVSLNPKLVVISIGEKASMLEHIKQSGTFTVNILSAQQQELSMLFAGQIKEKREVQFSDLQGAPTIEGALAQISCEVASTYVEGDHTLFIGSVKDIQLEDGEPLLFFNGRYGSLAVETTMQA, encoded by the coding sequence ATGGATGATCGTCTTTTTAGAAATGCAATGGGGAAATTTGCAACAGGTGTAACTGTCATTACAACAAATGTGAATGGCACTATTCATGGCATGACGGCAAATGCGTTCATGTCTGTTTCACTTAATCCAAAACTAGTAGTGATCTCGATTGGGGAGAAGGCTTCAATGCTGGAGCATATCAAGCAAAGTGGGACATTTACAGTCAATATATTATCTGCACAACAGCAAGAATTATCTATGTTATTTGCCGGCCAAATAAAAGAAAAGCGCGAGGTCCAATTCAGTGATTTACAAGGGGCCCCGACAATTGAGGGCGCGCTTGCACAAATTAGCTGTGAGGTAGCGAGCACATATGTTGAAGGCGACCACACTTTATTTATCGGCAGTGTAAAGGACATTCAACTAGAAGATGGAGAGCCGTTACTATTTTTCAATGGAAGATACGGCTCACTTGCAGTGGAAACAACAATGCAGGCTTAG
- a CDS encoding catechol 2,3-dioxygenase, with protein sequence MTNFDVAQLAHVELFTPKPEESLKFFTDYMGLQITAREGQSVYLRGYEDFYHHTLKLTEGKEAGLGHSAWRASSPEALERRVASLEKSGYGKGWIDGDLGHGRAYQFVTPDGHKQEILWEVDYFQPAEDQKTLLKSRPQKRPLMGVPARRLDHINLMCRDVAKNREFMSEHLGFKLREQIVLNNNEEIGAWMSVSPLVHEVALMNDQTGNSGRFHHIAFWYGYPQHLMDTADIFVENGIQIEAGPGKHGVSQAYFMYVMEPGGNRVELFGDSGYLIFDPDWKPITWRENELDEAIIWYGSPLPNEYFLYGTPDRAVKVPVK encoded by the coding sequence ATGACAAATTTTGATGTAGCACAATTAGCGCACGTGGAGCTTTTTACACCGAAACCAGAGGAATCTTTAAAATTTTTCACCGACTATATGGGCTTACAAATTACTGCGCGTGAGGGGCAATCGGTTTATTTACGAGGGTACGAGGATTTTTATCATCACACATTAAAGTTAACAGAAGGTAAAGAAGCAGGTCTTGGACATTCGGCATGGCGTGCGAGTTCACCTGAAGCGTTAGAACGAAGGGTTGCATCGTTAGAGAAAAGCGGCTATGGAAAAGGTTGGATTGATGGCGATTTAGGGCATGGTCGTGCTTATCAATTTGTTACACCTGATGGTCATAAACAAGAAATTTTGTGGGAAGTAGATTATTTCCAGCCAGCGGAAGATCAAAAAACATTATTAAAAAGCCGTCCACAAAAACGACCATTAATGGGTGTCCCTGCCCGACGTTTAGATCATATCAACTTAATGTGTAGAGATGTAGCAAAAAATCGTGAATTTATGTCTGAACATTTAGGCTTTAAGCTACGTGAACAAATTGTCTTGAATAATAATGAAGAAATTGGTGCGTGGATGAGTGTGAGCCCATTAGTACATGAAGTGGCATTAATGAACGATCAAACTGGTAATAGTGGTCGCTTCCATCATATTGCATTTTGGTATGGCTATCCACAGCATTTAATGGATACAGCGGATATTTTCGTAGAAAACGGAATTCAAATAGAAGCGGGCCCAGGAAAACATGGTGTAAGTCAAGCGTATTTCATGTATGTAATGGAGCCTGGTGGAAACCGAGTAGAATTATTTGGTGACTCTGGTTATCTTATTTTCGACCCTGACTGGAAGCCAATCACTTGGCGCGAAAATGAGTTAGACGAGGCGATTATTTGGTATGGCTCACCTCTACCTAATGAGTATTTCTTATATGGCACACCTGATCGTGCAGTGAAAGTTCCAGTGAAATAA
- a CDS encoding 4-hydroxyphenylacetate 3-hydroxylase N-terminal domain-containing protein, whose product MVVQQGTKPLTGQEYLESLKDGREIWLHGERVKDVTTHPAFRNSARSISRLYDAMHDPQYKDILTCETDTGSGGYTHKYFRAARSADDLIQGRDAIVAWAKLTYGQMGRTPDYKASFLATLGGNPEYYSPFQENAKRWYKESQERNWFFNHAIVNPPVDRHKDVHEVGDVFIQVERETDKGLIVSGSKMVATGSAITNYNFVGTYGLPIKDKKFAVVFIAPMDAPGVKLISRASYEMTSAIMGSPFDYPLSSRFDENDAVLVFEQALIPWENILIYEDMQKTTSFFVESGFINRFTFQGVTRLAVKLDFIIGVLLKALKTAGTDQFRGVQVHIGEIMAWRHMFWSLSDAMALNPEKKENGIVIPNLNGGLAYRVFLQEGWPKIKGIIQQIVAGNLIVQPSSARDFLNEEFRPTLDKLYRGSNGIEALEKIKTIKLLWDAIGTEFGGRSELYERNYAGNHEDIRLQTLFGAQGSGKTDEFIAFAEQCMADYDLTGWTDPTWVNPDDVNYFTNK is encoded by the coding sequence ATGGTTGTTCAACAAGGTACGAAGCCATTGACAGGGCAGGAATATTTAGAAAGTTTAAAGGATGGTCGGGAAATTTGGTTACATGGTGAACGTGTGAAGGATGTCACGACACATCCAGCTTTTCGAAATTCAGCACGATCGATTTCACGTTTATATGATGCCATGCATGACCCGCAATACAAAGATATTTTAACTTGTGAAACGGATACGGGGAGCGGGGGTTATACACATAAGTATTTCCGAGCAGCACGGAGCGCAGATGATTTAATTCAAGGGCGAGACGCAATTGTTGCTTGGGCAAAACTGACTTATGGACAAATGGGACGCACACCAGATTATAAAGCATCCTTCCTTGCAACGCTCGGAGGAAATCCCGAATACTATTCACCTTTTCAAGAAAATGCAAAGCGTTGGTATAAAGAGTCACAAGAGCGCAATTGGTTTTTCAATCATGCCATTGTCAATCCACCAGTGGACCGCCATAAAGACGTGCATGAAGTCGGCGATGTATTTATTCAAGTAGAGCGTGAAACGGATAAGGGCTTAATCGTCAGTGGTTCAAAAATGGTGGCTACTGGCTCTGCAATCACAAACTACAATTTCGTTGGTACGTATGGTTTACCTATCAAAGATAAAAAATTTGCGGTGGTTTTTATTGCACCTATGGATGCACCAGGAGTGAAGCTTATAAGCCGTGCTTCATATGAAATGACGTCTGCGATTATGGGAAGTCCGTTTGATTACCCATTAAGTAGCCGCTTCGATGAAAATGACGCAGTACTTGTATTCGAACAAGCTCTTATTCCGTGGGAAAATATTTTAATTTATGAAGATATGCAGAAGACGACTTCATTCTTTGTAGAAAGCGGTTTCATTAATCGCTTTACGTTCCAAGGTGTCACACGCTTAGCTGTGAAATTAGATTTTATTATCGGTGTCTTGCTAAAGGCATTAAAGACAGCAGGTACGGATCAATTCCGAGGTGTTCAAGTGCATATTGGTGAGATTATGGCATGGCGTCATATGTTCTGGTCATTAAGCGATGCGATGGCGCTGAATCCAGAGAAAAAAGAGAATGGCATTGTCATTCCAAATTTAAATGGTGGCTTAGCCTATCGCGTATTTTTGCAGGAAGGCTGGCCGAAGATTAAAGGCATCATCCAGCAAATCGTAGCAGGGAATTTAATTGTGCAGCCATCCAGTGCTAGAGACTTTTTAAATGAGGAATTCCGTCCAACATTGGATAAGCTTTATCGTGGTTCAAATGGTATTGAGGCTCTTGAAAAAATTAAAACAATCAAGCTACTGTGGGATGCCATTGGTACAGAATTCGGTGGTCGAAGTGAGCTATATGAACGAAATTACGCTGGAAACCATGAAGACATAAGATTACAAACGTTGTTTGGTGCACAGGGAAGCGGGAAAACAGACGAGTTTATCGCTTTTGCTGAGCAATGTATGGCTGATTATGATTTAACGGGTTGGACAGACCCGACTTGGGTAAATCCGGATGATGTGAATTACTTTACAAATAAATAA